From Halofilum ochraceum, one genomic window encodes:
- the rplL gene encoding 50S ribosomal protein L7/L12, which translates to MAVSKDEILESISNMTVMEIVDLISAMEEKFGVSAAAAAVAAPAAGGGEGAEAAEEQTEFDVVMSSFGENKVGVIKAIRQITGLGLKEAKEMVEGVPATVKEQIEKEDAEAVKKQLEEAGAAVELK; encoded by the coding sequence ATGGCCGTTTCCAAAGATGAAATCCTCGAGTCGATCTCGAATATGACCGTCATGGAGATCGTAGACCTGATCTCCGCGATGGAAGAGAAGTTCGGTGTCAGCGCCGCTGCCGCCGCCGTGGCCGCCCCGGCTGCCGGTGGTGGTGAGGGCGCCGAAGCGGCCGAGGAACAGACCGAATTCGACGTCGTCATGTCGAGCTTCGGCGAGAACAAGGTCGGCGTGATCAAGGCGATCCGTCAGATCACCGGCCTGGGGCTCAAGGAAGCCAAGGAAATGGTCGAGGGCGTGCCCGCGACCGTGAAGGAACAGATCGAGAAGGAAGACGCCGAAGCAGTGAAGAAGCAGCTCGAGGAAGCCGGCGCCGCTGTCGAGCTCAAGTAA